One Spirochaeta africana DSM 8902 genomic window carries:
- a CDS encoding M23 family metallopeptidase yields MNRLNLARVLLAMLLCASPVLLQAQHAGDQDFFELTRRETSDGGYSFHATNRHIIPIFVSLSFPQLQGLEADQPLPIEVVLEAGAEEQEIARLSRVSNRQISFRSSAVYVRGDPSAVVHDDSHVYLLPYEHGRKYRVTQGYNGPFTHVGENQYAIDFDLEEGDPVHAARSGLVVEIKQDSSIGGPSPRYTEHANFILIQHDDGSFGNYVHLQYDGALVTVGDRVQAGDLIGLSGNTGRSSGPHLHFDVRIPTRSGRMQSLPTLFKNHDGEAIEIEQGRHYYARHPGKPEFEAFFGSELTNQDFRDHTEAITTGSLDVRVEQIDSTYVLFLQNGTDQRLEIDTTLQLRGMEATTPLQLTHRVDPQTEVFLSILRPQDGVRQAQYGYQLRFRELD; encoded by the coding sequence ACTTCTTTGAACTGACCCGGCGTGAGACCTCGGATGGCGGATACAGCTTTCATGCAACCAATCGCCACATAATTCCTATATTTGTGTCACTGAGCTTTCCCCAGCTTCAGGGACTCGAAGCCGATCAGCCGCTGCCGATAGAAGTAGTGCTGGAAGCGGGTGCCGAGGAACAGGAAATCGCCCGGCTCAGCAGGGTAAGCAACCGCCAGATATCCTTCCGCTCGTCTGCAGTCTATGTACGCGGTGACCCGTCGGCGGTTGTCCACGATGACAGCCATGTCTATCTGCTGCCCTACGAACACGGACGAAAATATCGTGTTACCCAGGGCTATAACGGCCCCTTTACGCATGTTGGCGAGAATCAATATGCCATAGACTTTGATCTGGAGGAGGGCGATCCGGTACATGCTGCACGCAGCGGCCTGGTGGTAGAGATCAAGCAGGACAGCAGCATCGGCGGACCCAGTCCCCGGTACACCGAGCATGCCAACTTTATCCTGATCCAGCATGATGACGGAAGTTTCGGGAACTATGTACACCTGCAGTATGACGGCGCCCTTGTCACCGTAGGTGATCGGGTTCAGGCCGGGGATCTGATCGGTCTGAGTGGCAACACCGGCCGCAGCAGCGGCCCTCACCTGCATTTTGATGTACGGATTCCGACCCGCTCCGGGCGTATGCAGTCACTACCCACCCTGTTCAAAAATCATGACGGCGAGGCCATAGAAATAGAACAGGGACGTCACTACTACGCCCGGCATCCGGGAAAACCGGAATTCGAGGCATTCTTTGGCAGCGAACTCACCAATCAGGATTTCCGCGATCATACCGAAGCGATCACAACCGGCAGCCTGGATGTTCGTGTTGAGCAGATAGACTCGACCTACGTGCTGTTTTTACAGAACGGTACCGACCAGCGTCTGGAGATTGATACTACCCTGCAGCTGAGGGGGATGGAGGCCACCACCCCGCTGCAGCTGACCCACCGGGTAGATCCGCAGACCGAGGTGTTTTTAAGCATCCTCCGTCCGCAGGATGGGGTGAGGCAGGCACAATACGGATACCAGCTGCGTTTCCGGGAACTGGATTGA